The sequence below is a genomic window from Phoenix dactylifera cultivar Barhee BC4 chromosome 16, palm_55x_up_171113_PBpolish2nd_filt_p, whole genome shotgun sequence.
AATTTAGATATCCTATGATCTAATTTTCAGAGGAGTCTTGGAAAGATACGAGTCAATAATGATTGAGAATGCAGTCTTGTCGATAGATTTTTGCGAGTCTAATGAAAAATAGAGAAGATGACGGGGTTTAGAAAGGACTGTGTGGGTGCCAAACGAAAAGTAGAAGGGAAGAGAACGAAGTGAATTTTTCTATTGAACCAAAAGAATAGGAAAAGAAATCTAATTAAAACGAACCTATTGGCTCGAGGAAAGATTTCAAGATGGTCTGAAGTTAGGACACGTGTAATGCATGCAAGGACTCGAGCCTCTTGAGACGAACACATCACCCTGTGAGGTAAACCACTTCCAATTCCGTAGGACTGTAAACTGCTGAGTTCTTTTTTCTATTATATAAAGTAGCAGGTGGTTGCAGATGATAGATAGCACTAAAAGAACCCCTTCGATCTTTTGCAGAAAATTCTAGTTTTTTGTTATCTCCATTTCAACTGATCTTACGCCGTTCTCCATCGACAATGGATTCCTTTTTCCATTATTTGGTCCAGAAGGAAATAATGGTCGCTGCTCCAACCTGTGTTTAAGCCTCCAGACACTATTTTTTTGAGAAGAGTTCATCCAAGCACTTAAGAAACAGATGAGAGCAAAGGCGTGTCCACAGATGGAGACccttctttatcataacatCCCTTTTGTTGCAGCTTGTTACAGATGGGGTCTCGTATAGTCGTATACAGATGGAAGGATAGCTCTTGTGTTGAAGGAATTTGCCTTGGCCATCAGCCCCTTTTAACTTTATCCTGTCTGTTTTATAAAGAAACTTGATGAAGGGCTGCCATCAATCGGTATGGAAGTATTGGGAAATATTTTCATGTCAGTCTTTCATAATATTCAATGATTTTTAAAATACTAAATAttctaattaaaatttgaaatgtaTTCTAAGGATCAGTATACTAGCTCAGATCTCAAGGAGATCTTAGTTTATTCCTAGGACATCGGTCAAGGTCTTGTAATAGCACGGTCTACATCTGATACAGCATATTCTTTTCCATCACCATGCATGGCATTAGCAATATCCAcaaagtagttttttttttttttaactttttctgAGAGAAGCAAAAATTATATGAACTAAATGTAATAAACACATAGAGGGAATTAAAATTGTCTATAACATGGTGCAATGAATTGAATGATGCCATACATATCATCCTACCGTTTTCCTGAAACCTTTCATTTATAGATTTCTAGGACAGATAGGAAACATACATAGAGCCCAAAAAACAAAATTTAGAACAAATGAGCCATCATCATTACAGTAACAACTTATAAACCACATCCAGATGAAATCTCAGGACCTTGAGGGATACAGTCCCGTACAATCCACTTTTGGCTCCACTGCAGAAGTTTGCGATGAGTTCTGCCGTTCTCACAAACCCAAACCAAGACAACAGTCCTGCTACTTTAAGCCCACATTGCCATGACAGACATGCCACCAGCTCCCAAAAGCACTGCTCCATAAGCCCACATCTGAAGCTTAACGTTGCTCTGCAGCTTAGGCCCCATGAAATCCGCCGACAAGAGATCTACCAATGCCATGTAGTTCAAAAGCCCGGCTGAACAGGCATTCAGTAGCCCAACCACAATGAGAGCCGTTGGGCTGTTCTCACGGTAAACGTTTGTGAGTGCAATCCCGAGAGCAATTCCAAATGGTGTCGTTGTGGCAAAGAAGAAGACTAGTATGGCTTTCATCTTCAACTTATACTCCGCCTGCAAAACCATTCATAGATGTTCAAGTGATGAGCATGGTGCTGTATTAATAGTTCTAATGATCTTTTTATACGAccactgcatcatttcacaatACCAGGAGAATGCAACCGCCGAGGCCCATGCCTTCAAACAATTGGTGGAAACAGAGTGCAGCCACTAGAGGCCTGATGGTGCAAGGGTTCTCAGAGGCGCCCATCGAGAGGCCTATCACCACAGAGTGCACCACAATTCCTAGCTCCAGTACCTGCACCACAACATTAATATAGCACCACTTAGCATTTGATTGAGTACCAACTAGAAGTTCTCAAAAaataagaagaggaaaaaagacTAGTATGGATAGTTTCTAGCCTGAGCAATGACGCGGTTCCTCTGCAACGCCGAATCCAGTACTCCATCCTTCTCAGACAGGATGACAGCGCCGTTCCCATGGCCATGGGCCACGGGCACCACCGCACGGCTCCCTTTCTCCTGATCTCCAAACTCAGCCCCACAGCAGGCCTTCCTCCTACAACGAGAGGACATCATGAGGGAATCCACGGCCAACGTGAACACGGCCGACATCATCGCGACGAAGGTGGTAAAAGGGAACTTGTGCCACGGCTGGTCGGGCAGGCACTCGGAAGAGAGATCGTCAAAAGAGTCCGGCAACACGTGCATGTAGCCGGTGGCGAGGATCACCCCCGACGCGAAGGCCTTGACGAGCGCGAAGGGGTTGCTGTCAGGACGGAACACGGAGACCGACCGGGAGACGAGGGGGAGGCAGACGCCGACCAAGCTGCCGACGAGGATGCAGGCGATGGCGATGAGCTTTAAACGCAAGGCCTCGTGCTTGTTCTGGCAAGAGCCGCTGCGGGACTCGGAGCCGCACTGCTTGACGCCGGAATTCTCCTCGTTGGCGGCGAGGGGGTAGGCgaagaggacgaggaggaggaggagcaggaggaggaCGGCATGGGAGGTGGAAGAGGCCATGACGCCGGCTTGGAGTTGGAGTTCGGAGTGGAGTAATGGTGATGAGAAGAATGGGGGCGGGATTTATAGGAGGCAATTGGTTCTATATGGAATGCTTTCGATCTCTTCCATTTTGGTAGAAGCTTTCTTTGGAATAGTCGGGGAGTCGGGACTGCGGTGCGCATTTCGCGTGATTTCGTCCAGCGGGAGAGGAGGTGGTTGCGTGAAAATGGGATACCAAAAATGCCCCCAACTAGCATGCAATGTTAGCTTATACGAGTAGATATTAAGGAGCATTAATGAGGGTAGTTTTAGAAAGAAAAATGGCGTGTGTCGTTCTTGTGGTCGCAGGGAGGCGGGCCGTGGCGAGGAGACCATAGCGGTGAAGCCTCGCGTGGTGGCGACGACTCCGTTACGTGGGAGACGTCGCCGTCGTGGGAGGCTTCGCAGTTGGCCGTTCGAGCGGGAACTGTAGAAATTTTATCCTACACCACGTGGCGGTGCAAGTCCATGCAAGCGAGCGCGCGTGATTGACGTGGTGCACCGCAACGTGGTATAATCTACGGCATGCGACGTGAATCTAACGGATAAGAAGTGCAAGAGCGCTGCAAAAGTGTAGGCCCGAAGGCATTCATTGAGGCTTGAAAGCAAGAGGATGTGCTCGGGATACCATTTGAATTGACAGTTGGCTTTTATCCTGCAAGGTCTTTTGTTGTTTGCTCTTTTAGATGGTTCTAGGATGAATAATTATATCGAAAGATACATCTCACTATTTTAGACTTCTTTGGAATTCAAAGAGTTGTTTTGATTGCATGGGCTTAAAACTGCAACTGGTGATACAGATTGAAAAGAGAATGCAGAATTGAGTAATGGCAAGGGACTCGCATACCTTATGTGGCATGCCGTGTATTTTATTTATAGAAGGTAATTACAATATGTTTTTGAAAATAATTACAAGGAAGAAGAGAGCATTAATCACGGACCAATGATAATTCGTTCCTTATTTATATacacttcttttcttctctgtaGGAGGATCTCGAATCTCGCTAATAGGGAAGAGCATAAATCACGGCTCAATGACAATTCATTCTTTTTCTAATTacaattcttttcttctctatAAGAGGATCTCGAATCTCACTAATACCCTCCTGCAAGGTTAATGGGGGAGAAGTCACATTGAGCTTGTCACATAGCTGAAGAAACCATGGAGCATGCAAGGAGAGGTTTTGTGAGAGCATCCGCAAGTTGATCTTGGCTGAAAAGAAACCGAATATCCAAGGCTCGATTTTGAATTTGTTCCCAAATAAAGTGGTAATTAATCTCCACATATTTGTATGAGCATAAAAACTGGATTTGCCAAGAGATAAGTGATATTAACATTGTCGTACCTATCAGACTAAGTTTTTAtaatattgattttgatgataacaaatatTATGCGAATATTTATTAAGAAGATTTTCAAAGTGTTGTTAGTATTTTGCATATTACCTTGTTCTATATGCATACATGAATTCCTTAGCAATGCGCTTCATAAAAGGTTGGTTCTAAATAtgaattggattaataattaatgatGATATTTTAGTAGTTATTTATACTGTTTTTAAATATTACTTTTTGTATAAATGAAAGTGGTATACATTTAaataaatgaatcatttttAGTAACATGATTGTTACATACACTTCTTGGACATTATCTTGTATTTTGGCATATCTCGAAATATACTAACTAAATTGCTTCTAGTAAGTGAAATAAGAGCTGCAAATGGAGTAATTGCAGCAGACAACTCTTCAAAACCAGCTTTAGTATTTTGACTACATCTTTCAAACCACATAgagaaaaattctaaaaaaaaatagcaagtaGACAACTCATAGATCTACTTTTCATCCTTCTGTGGCCTGTGCAGAAAAAATCGTTTGAAGGAGAAAATAGAGGCTCCAATCTatcatatcaaattagaaagttgaaattcagaatttttaaatttgaaattcaaatttggagccCAATTCAAAGGTATTTTGGTCTTTTCTCAACACCAACAGTTATGAACTCTTGAAGCCTATCAATAGGAGTATCTTCATCAACatttaaaaagaagaattgaaGAAAACTCAAGAGAGTATTGTGCTTACAAATAAAAAGCCTTTCTTGTTGAGAAATTGAGTGTAGtacttatatttgcttattcttaAGAGATAAGTTGTATTATTTTCATTCTTGTTATTTTGATTAAGTATTGTAAGAGAGTTGTTGAGCTCTTGTTAGCTTGAGTGATAGAGTGTGATTGCTTAGAAGAATTGTACTCTAGATAAACAAGAGAGTGTTTGAGAGAGTAGATCAACCAAGGGTTAGCTCGAATATCACCAAGTATAAAGATTGCTTGCACCTGGAAGACAAGTACTTTGTAAAACTTTGGATAAGCATAGTAGATTAAATCTCGAGAAGGAGTCCCGAAGAATAGATGTAGGCTCACAAAAagactgaaccactataaatcatcGTGTATCACTTTTCTTCCCTTCACtctttatttttctatatttagtTGTATATTTGTGATTATTACTTGCTATACTTGTTGCATCCAACGACGCTTATACGCGTCGTCTTAGGTCCAGGCCtttgacgatgcttataagcatcgtcttaGGCCAGGTTGACTCCGATGATACTCTATAGCATCGTCTACTCCCCGTGCCTGCCAACGCTACTTTGAAGCGCCGACAAATTTTGGCGTTGGAGCCAAAATTACCAATGCCTCTATATAGCATTGGCTTTTTGTAGTTGGAAAAGCCTAGGGGTTGGCGCATTGCTGCTGATTGGAACGGCCACTCCTTCCCCGATTGAAATCGTTGCATGTTGCAACATTTGCTGAGCCAATATTCAACTCTACAACGGAATGGAAGTGATCAAGATGGAGCTCATGATTGAGAAGATGACCATAAATGTCTTCAAGAGACATAGCATCAACTCTGGTTTGATTGCCGTAACTAgcgatttaaaagaaaaatcaagttcTACTAAAAGAAATTGGACAATTTCAAAATCTCGGAGAGTTTGGCCAATAGCGGCAAGAACATCAGAAAGAGATTTAACTTATTGAAAATAATCAGAATGGAGGAGTTGCCTTTTTTGATGGTTGAAAGCTAGTAGGGGATTTGCATCACATGAGCCCGAGAGTGAGAAGAAAACATGCGCTCCAAGGCCACCCAAATAGCCCAGAAACTTGTCAAGCCAACAACCTTGGCCATGACACTGTCAGAAAGAGAGGACATGAGGGTGCTGAAGAAGACTTGGTCTTGTTGGAAGTACAATTAAATGATGGATTGAGTGTATAGGTAGAGGGTGGGGAAGAGGTGGAAGGTGACTCTATATATTACGGAGGTATGGAAAAGCTTTTATCAACATAACCAAACAATTGTTGGCCAAGTAGGTAGGGTATGACTTGAGTTTTCCAAAGAAGATAATTGTCGGTGGTGAGTTTGACAGTGATAAGGTTGTGCATGCCGATCAGGGTAGAAACTTGAGAAAAGTTGGGCTGGCTGGTAGTAGGAATGATGTTTTGAGTAGTGGTGGGTGGAGGTTTGTTTGGGctggaagagagggaagaaatgGTGACGATGTGTGTTGTCTAGAAGGCTCTGCTACCATGAAAAAGAGAATGCCGAATTGAGTAATGGCAAGGGACTCGCATACCTTGTGTGGCATGCCGTGTATTTTATTTATAGAAAGTAATTACAATATGTTTTTGTAAATAATTACAAGGAAGGCGAGAGCATTAATCACGGATCAGTGACAATTCGTTCCTTCTCTATTTacaattcttttcttctctgtaGTAGGATCTCGAATCTCACTAATAGGAAAGAGCATAAATCACAGGTCCATGACAATTCATTCCTTCTCTATTTCCTATGCTTTCTTTCTCTATAGGATAATCTCGAATTTTACTAATACATATTAGCTACTTTTCAATGGGACATATGGATTTCCTTCTACCTTAAATTGAGTAAGCTTTTCATGTGTTCTTGGCTATGATTTTGCAATCAAGTTCTCAAAGATGGCTGATGCAAGCTATTAATAATTTTTCCATATATTCTTGGAACCCTTTGAACTCAGAAATGGTGCAGGTAGACAATCCTTGTTTCATGGCTTAGATGGTGTAAAGGTACCATGATGACGAGGACAATCATGACATGTTTCTATATATGAGTTAGGTAAGGGTGATACATAGAGCAAGTGCATATTTGGAGCCTCTTAGGTTGACTTGCATGCACATTAATTAAGCTATAAACATGATCTATCTCAGATGTTTGAACGTTTGTATGCCAAAGTTGAGCTGCAACAAAGCTATGGTAAGCTTGCAACTCGAATTGTGTTTAAAATGACAGCAAGATGACTCTCAAGGATCAAGCCCTAACCGTTTGCCCCCTTTCTTTCACACTCTCCACTCTCTTTCTACTATCCCATGGTATGCCCTTTTGCTAGACGCAAActcccttcccttcctctccATATTGGTGATGGAAACCTCCTCTTTTGCCTTCATCTCTACCTTAATCACTGCATCCGTCCTCTCCTTCACCtccatctcctctcctcctccaccctccCTTCTCACGACTTCCTCCACCACTTCCTCACaatctctcctccctcctcttacTCCTTCACCTTCTTCTCTCCTACAATTTTTTATGGCACTTCTTGCACCTCAACCCTCCTTCCATCCTACAACTCCACCTACTCCTTCCCTTCTCTTTCTTTGCTGCCACCAATAGCCTCCTTCTTTGCTTCCATCTCTTCCTCCATCACTCCCTCCTTTTCTACTCTTTTCTAGCCTTCATCTGATCATCTgcttctctctcctccttcATCCTCGCCCCTTTGCCACTTTCTTTTTCTAAGGGAATGACAATAGCGCGATCACCATTTCAttgattgaaatgaaaagataaaGCAAAATCATGgctaaaaagaagaaagagagataaaaaaagaaatggaGCAAAAGGAGGGGATGGGCCAGAAACATAGGTAATGCTTCATGAAGCCCTTAATAATGATTAAGAATagtcttaaaaaaaagaagaagccagGGATATTAGCACAACTAGCACACTAAACCTATACCAAAAAAACTAAGTCCAAGCCACTTGTGTATATGTTGATGCTATCCATCTCCATGCAGCTACAGGATTGGACTCGAGGCCATTAAAGATTCTCCCAACATTGAGAACATTACCAGCAAGATAGGAAacaatttattctttttctcaAGTGTCGTTGTTGTCCATGGCTTTGCAAATAAGAAAATAGACCTAAAAACTTGCATTGCAAATACTTCCGCACAAAGATATAAAGATATGAGCATTCATCTCCCTTCAGATAATCAAAGATACTGTCACCATAAGGTGATCTTGTTTGAGTCACTTCAACTTAGAAGCACCATTCCCCCATCAGAGGGTGAGCCTCTTACAGCTCAAATGTTGTAACTTGACTAGAGGGCTATTTGGAGCCTTGTAGTTAAAGTTGTCTTGCAACTCAAGTTCTGTCGCAACTTCACTATAGTTGATTTATAAGAAAACTCATTTCTTGTATTTGAAGGATAGTTAGAGAAAAAAGAGGTGTCCTTGATAGATGTTCTATCTTATGAGTGAATGCTAGGTTAGAGCACTCATTCATCAAGATGATGGCATTCTGGATGAGGAGATTAGCACTGAAACTGTCGGTGGTGAGGGCCTAAGCATCCATGGGTAGGGAGTGAGTGGCAACGTAAACTTTATCTTTGGTACGAAGGATGGATACGAAAAGAACAATAGATGAGAGAGAGGATGGATGGATCTTTCATCTATCCTCCATGTGTTTGATA
It includes:
- the LOC103719300 gene encoding fe(2+) transport protein 1-like, coding for MASSTSHAVLLLLLLLLVLFAYPLAANEENSGVKQCGSESRSGSCQNKHEALRLKLIAIACILVGSLVGVCLPLVSRSVSVFRPDSNPFALVKAFASGVILATGYMHVLPDSFDDLSSECLPDQPWHKFPFTTFVAMMSAVFTLAVDSLMMSSRCRRKACCGAEFGDQEKGSRAVVPVAHGHGNGAVILSEKDGVLDSALQRNRVIAQVLELGIVVHSVVIGLSMGASENPCTIRPLVAALCFHQLFEGMGLGGCILLAEYKLKMKAILVFFFATTTPFGIALGIALTNVYRENSPTALIVVGLLNACSAGLLNYMALVDLLSADFMGPKLQSNVKLQMWAYGAVLLGAGGMSVMAMWA